The genomic DNA ACCAGCCGGCGGGAGGCGCCGCGGCCGAGTGCCGCCAGCCCGGCCCCGTCGGCGCCGGCCAGCCGCTCCCGCCAGCCCGGGAGGGCGAGTGCCAGGTCGCCGTTGGTCTCCCGGGCGAGCAGCGAGGTGGGGCGGTAGCGGGGGAGGTGCTCGGCGAGGTCCGGGCCGAGCAGCGGGGTGCACAGGCACGCGAGGAACCAGCCGAGGTCGTACCGCTCCCGCTCGCTGAGCAGCCCGGCCGCGCCGAACAGCAGCACGCCGGCGCCGTTCAGCTGCGGGAACGCGGCGTCGAGCTCCGCTTCGAGGGCGTCGGCGCGCTGCCGGTCCGCCGGGGTGGGCTCGCCGTGCAGGGCGATCAGCAGGTCCAGGTCGGAGACGCCCGGGACGGCCGCGCCGCGCGGGATGCTGCCGTACAGGTAGGCGCTGTGCAGGCGTTCGGGGCCGAAGGCGGCGGCGACCCGCTCGCGGGCGGCGGCCACCACCGGCGCGTACCCGGGCTGCACGCGGCGCAGGGATCCCTCGCGGACGAAGAAGCCGTGCTCGTCGAGGCCCGGACCGGCCGCCGTGACCAGGTCGGGGGCGGTGGCGAACGGCTCGGCCTCGCAGCGCAGTCCGTCGGTGGCGGCGAGGAGGCGGACCGCGCCGGACGGGAACCGCAGCTCGCCGCCGACCTCCCGGCCGGTCGACCGCCGGCGCACCGGGCGGACGCCGGTGACGCGTTCGCCGAGGAAGGCGGCGAGCGGGTGGCCGGGGATGCTGGTGGCGGACGGCGCGGGTGTCGCGGGGGAGAGGACCAGCCGGTGGTCGACGGCCTCCGGGCGCAGCGGCGGGAGGCCGTCGAAGTGCAGCAGCAGGCCCTCCGGTCCGTCGGTGACCCGGTCGAGGCGGCGGCCGAGCAGGGCGGCGAGGTGGTCCATCCGGCGATCGTGGCACCCCCGGGCGCACCGTACAACGGATATTCGCTGTTCGGGGGCGGTGCGCGGGGCTAGGGTCCGCCCCATGGCGGAACTGCGTGAATTGCGGACGGAGCGGCTGCGGCTGCGGCAGTGGCGGGAGACGGACCTGGAGCCGTGGGCGGCGATGAACGCAGACCCGCAGGTGCGGGAGTTCTTCCCCGAGGTGCTGACCGCGGAGCGGAGCGCGGCCTCGCTGGCGTACTTCCGGGCCGAGCTGGCGGAACGCGGCTGGGGCTGGTGGGCCGTGGAGGCCGTCGCCACCGGGGAGTTCATCGGGTTCACCGGGCTGGACCCGGTGGACGAGGAGATGCCGTTCGACGGTGTCGAGATCGGCTGGCGGCTGGCCCGCTCCGCCTGGGGGCACGGCTACGCGACCGAGGCGGCGCGGGCCGCGCTGGCGTTCGGCTTCGGGACGCTCGACCTGCCGGAGATCCTGGCGGTCACGGCGGCGGGCAACCTGCGCTCGCAGGCGGTGATGGAGCGGATCGGGATGACCCGCGACCCGGCGGACGACTTCGACGACCCGACGGTCCCCGAGGGCCCGCTGCGGGCGAGCGTGCTGTACCGGATCACCCGGTAGCACCCCCGTGCTCGACGGCTGACCTGCGCCGACGGCCCGTCGCGGGCTGCGGTAGGGTCGCGCGGTCGAGCCGCTGCCCGCCCTCCGCGCGGGCCTCGTGAGGGAGTGTCCGGTATGTCGCCGAGGTCGGATCAGGACGCGGCTGCGGCCGTTGCGACGCCGGCGCCCTCCCGGCTCGCCGAGGCCGCCGCGCGGCAGGACGCCGGACGCCGGGCGGGACTGCGGGGGCGGCCGTGGCTGCGGCGGTCGGTCGTCGCGGTGGTCGCCGGCGCCGTGCTGGCGGGGGCCGGGTGGCTGTGGGCCGACGCGCGTCCGGTCGCGCTCGGCTCGCTCGGGCCCGGTGAGTGCTTCCGCTGGCCCTCGGAGCAGTACGTGGAGAAGCGCGCGGAGGAGTTCGACGGCTTCCCGCGGATGGTGGCGCGGGCCTCCTGCGCCGGTGACCACGACGGCGAGGTGGTCGACCGGATCGCGGTCGAACCCGCGCGGGCCGCAGCCGCGGCCGACGACCCCCCGGGTGCCTCTGCGGCCTGCGGGCGGGCGTTCACCCGGGCCAACCCGGACTACTGGGCGCTGCCCGCGAACGTCGCGATGGTGGCCGTGCCGCCGTGGAAGGGCCACCTGGCCGACCAGCCGGACGTCACCTGCCTCTACATGGGCAAGAGCTTCGTGATCAACGGCGGCCTGCGGGCGGACACCTCCCGGCTGACCGACGGGCAGCGGCGCTACCTGGAGGCCGTCGATCCGTACAACGAACTCTCGAGTGATGCCCTCGACCTCGCGGGGGTGTCGGTCGACCGGCTGTCCGCCTGGGCG from Kitasatospora terrestris includes the following:
- a CDS encoding GNAT family N-acetyltransferase, whose product is MRELRTERLRLRQWRETDLEPWAAMNADPQVREFFPEVLTAERSAASLAYFRAELAERGWGWWAVEAVATGEFIGFTGLDPVDEEMPFDGVEIGWRLARSAWGHGYATEAARAALAFGFGTLDLPEILAVTAAGNLRSQAVMERIGMTRDPADDFDDPTVPEGPLRASVLYRITR